In Serratia sp. FDAARGOS_506, a genomic segment contains:
- the rplY gene encoding 50S ribosomal protein L25, with translation MFTINAEVRKDQGKGASRRLRAANKFPAIVYGGKEAAVSIELDHDSVKNMEAKPEFYSEAVTLVIDGKETKVKVQAVQRHPFKPKLAHIDFVRV, from the coding sequence ATGTTCACTATCAATGCAGAAGTACGTAAAGACCAGGGTAAAGGTGCGAGCCGCCGCCTGCGTGCAGCAAACAAATTCCCAGCTATCGTTTACGGTGGCAAAGAAGCTGCAGTTTCCATCGAATTGGATCATGATTCTGTCAAGAACATGGAAGCTAAACCAGAATTCTACAGCGAAGCAGTAACTCTGGTTATCGACGGTAAAGAAACCAAAGTTAAGGTTCAGGCTGTACAGCGTCACCCGTTCAAGCCAAAACTGGCTCACATCGACTTCGTTCGCGTTTAA
- the rsuA gene encoding 16S rRNA pseudouridine(516) synthase RsuA — MRLDKFLSQQLGISRALVARELRAKRVTVDGEVVKSGAIKLTPEQEVAFDGNPLQQQNGPRYFMLNKPQGYVCSTDDPDHPTVLYFLDEPVAYKLHAAGRLDIDTTGLVLMTDDGQWSHRVTSPRHHCEKTYLVTLEHPLAEDTAQRFAEGVQLHNEKDLTRPATLEQVDERVVRLTISEGRYHQVKRMFAAVGNRVIELHRERIGAIVLDDDLAPGEYRPLTEEEIASVGAPHLQD; from the coding sequence ATGCGATTGGACAAGTTTTTATCTCAGCAGTTAGGCATTAGCCGTGCGCTGGTGGCGCGCGAACTTCGGGCAAAACGCGTCACCGTGGACGGTGAGGTGGTGAAGAGCGGGGCGATCAAACTGACCCCGGAGCAGGAAGTGGCGTTCGACGGCAATCCGCTGCAGCAGCAGAACGGCCCGCGCTATTTCATGCTCAACAAACCGCAGGGTTACGTCTGCTCCACCGACGATCCCGATCATCCCACGGTGCTGTATTTCCTCGATGAGCCGGTTGCGTACAAACTGCACGCCGCCGGGCGGCTGGATATCGACACCACCGGGCTGGTGTTGATGACCGACGACGGCCAGTGGTCGCACCGCGTCACGTCACCGCGCCACCACTGCGAAAAAACCTATCTGGTGACGCTGGAGCACCCGCTGGCGGAAGACACCGCGCAGCGTTTCGCCGAAGGGGTGCAACTGCACAACGAGAAAGATCTGACGCGGCCGGCGACGCTGGAGCAGGTTGACGAGCGCGTGGTACGCCTGACCATCAGCGAAGGGCGCTACCACCAGGTGAAGCGGATGTTCGCTGCCGTCGGCAACCGGGTGATCGAGTTGCACCGTGAGCGCATCGGCGCCATCGTGCTGGATGACGATCTGGCGCCGGGCGAATACCGCCCACTGACCGAAGAAGAGATCGCCAGCGTGGGCGCGCCGCACCTGCAGGACTGA
- a CDS encoding DEAD/DEAH box helicase, whose translation MAFTLRPYQLEAVEATINHFRRHPEPALIVLPTGAGKSLVIAELAKRARGRVLVLAHVKELVAQNHAKYCAYGLEADIFAAGLQQKESAGKVVFGSVQSVARNLPLFDGAFSLLIVDECHRISDDDDSQYQQIIQHLQKTNPQLRLLGLTATPYRLGKGWIYQYHYHGFTRGDGASLFRDCIYELPLRYMIKNGFLVPPERLDMPIVQYDFSRLEARSNGLFSEADLNRELKRQNRVTPHIISQIVEYAEDRKGVMIFAATVEHAREIHGLLPNGEAALVSAETPPAERDALIEAFKQQRLRYLVNVAVLTTGFDAPHVDLIAILRPTESVSLYQQIVGRGLRLAPGKEDCLILDYAGNPHDLFTPEVGVSKPHGDSQPVQVFCPACGFANLFWGKCTENGDIIEHYGRRCQGWLEDDDGHREQCDYRFRFKSCPHCGAENDIAARRCHQCQEVLVDPDDMLKAALKLKDALVLRCGGMELQSGRDDKGEWLKATYYDEDGTSTSERFRLQTPAQRKAFEMLFLRPHQRAPGVPFTWHTAADVLAQQQALRHPDFVVARKRGQFWQVREKVFDYQGRFRRANQLA comes from the coding sequence ATGGCCTTTACCCTACGCCCTTACCAACTGGAAGCGGTCGAAGCCACCATCAATCATTTCCGTCGGCATCCCGAACCGGCGCTGATCGTGCTGCCGACCGGCGCCGGCAAAAGCCTGGTGATCGCCGAGCTGGCGAAGCGCGCCCGCGGGCGGGTGCTGGTGTTGGCGCACGTCAAGGAACTGGTGGCACAAAACCACGCCAAATACTGCGCCTACGGCCTGGAGGCGGACATCTTCGCCGCCGGTCTGCAGCAAAAAGAGAGCGCCGGCAAGGTGGTGTTCGGCAGCGTGCAGTCGGTGGCGCGCAACCTGCCGCTGTTCGACGGCGCCTTTTCTCTGCTGATCGTCGATGAATGCCACCGCATCAGCGACGACGACGACAGCCAGTACCAGCAAATCATCCAGCATTTGCAGAAAACCAACCCGCAGCTGCGGCTGCTGGGGCTGACCGCCACACCTTATCGCCTGGGCAAGGGCTGGATCTACCAGTACCATTACCACGGTTTCACCCGCGGCGACGGCGCCAGCCTGTTTCGCGACTGCATCTACGAGCTGCCGCTGCGCTATATGATTAAGAACGGCTTCCTGGTGCCGCCTGAGCGGCTGGACATGCCGATCGTGCAGTACGATTTCAGCCGACTGGAGGCCAGAAGCAACGGCCTGTTCAGCGAAGCGGATCTGAACCGCGAGCTGAAGCGGCAAAACCGCGTCACGCCGCACATCATCAGCCAGATCGTGGAGTACGCCGAGGATCGCAAGGGTGTGATGATCTTCGCCGCTACCGTCGAGCACGCCCGCGAGATCCACGGCCTGCTGCCGAACGGCGAGGCCGCGCTGGTCAGCGCCGAGACGCCACCTGCCGAGCGCGATGCGCTGATCGAGGCGTTCAAACAGCAGCGACTGCGCTATCTGGTCAACGTGGCGGTGTTGACCACCGGCTTCGACGCGCCACACGTCGATCTGATCGCTATCCTGCGCCCGACCGAGTCCGTCAGCCTGTATCAGCAGATCGTCGGCCGCGGGCTGCGGCTGGCACCCGGCAAGGAGGACTGCCTGATCCTCGACTACGCCGGCAACCCGCACGACTTGTTCACGCCGGAGGTCGGCGTCAGCAAGCCGCACGGCGACAGCCAACCGGTACAGGTATTCTGCCCGGCCTGCGGCTTCGCCAACCTGTTCTGGGGCAAGTGCACCGAAAACGGCGACATCATCGAGCACTACGGCCGCCGCTGTCAGGGCTGGTTGGAGGACGACGACGGCCACCGCGAGCAGTGCGATTACCGCTTTCGGTTCAAGAGCTGCCCGCACTGCGGCGCGGAGAACGACATCGCCGCGCGCCGCTGCCACCAGTGCCAGGAAGTGCTGGTTGATCCCGACGACATGCTGAAGGCGGCGCTGAAGCTGAAAGACGCGCTGGTGCTGCGCTGCGGCGGCATGGAGCTGCAAAGCGGCCGCGACGACAAGGGCGAATGGCTGAAGGCCACCTATTACGACGAGGACGGCACCAGCACCAGCGAGCGCTTCCGCCTGCAGACGCCGGCGCAGCGCAAAGCGTTCGAGATGCTGTTCCTGCGTCCGCATCAGCGCGCGCCGGGTGTACCTTTCACCTGGCACACCGCCGCCGACGTGCTGGCGCAACAGCAGGCGCTGCGCCATCCGGATTTCGTGGTGGCGCGCAAACGCGGGCAGTTTTGGCAGGTGCGTGAGAAAGTGTTCGATTATCAAGGCCGTTTCCGCCGTGCCAATCAGTTGGCCTGA
- a CDS encoding Bcr/CflA family multidrug efflux MFS transporter, translating into MQQNRTSHLGLIFILGLLSMLMPLAIDMYLPSMPVIAAQFGVESGSVQMTLSAYMLGFAFGQLFYGPMSDSLGRKPVILWGTLIFAIAGCACAMAQSIDQLIGLRFLHGLAAAAASVVINALMRDMFTKDEFSRMMSFVILVMTIAPLLAPMIGGALLLWFSWHAIFWTMGAAALIGSLLVALYIKETLPKERRQRFHLRTTLGNFGSLFRHKRVLSYMLASAFSFAGMFSFLSAGPFVYIELNHVSPQHFGYYFALNIVFLFLTTLINSRNVRRFGAVKMFKLGLLVQLAMGLWLVAVSAVGLGFWALVIGVAVYLGCIAMISSNAMAVILDDFPHMAGTASSLAGTLRFSIGALVGAVLSMAPGKSAWPMVTSMALCSIVAVLFYLYASRPRDRAA; encoded by the coding sequence GTGCAACAGAACCGAACCTCTCATCTCGGTTTGATTTTCATTTTGGGCCTGTTGTCCATGTTGATGCCGTTGGCCATCGACATGTACCTGCCCAGTATGCCGGTGATCGCCGCCCAGTTTGGCGTCGAGTCTGGCAGCGTGCAGATGACGCTCAGCGCCTATATGCTCGGCTTTGCCTTCGGGCAGCTGTTTTATGGGCCGATGTCGGACAGCCTCGGCCGCAAGCCGGTGATCCTGTGGGGAACGCTGATCTTCGCCATTGCCGGCTGTGCCTGCGCCATGGCGCAGTCGATCGACCAACTGATCGGACTGCGTTTCCTGCACGGCCTGGCTGCCGCCGCCGCCAGCGTGGTGATCAACGCCCTGATGCGCGACATGTTCACCAAGGACGAGTTCTCGCGCATGATGTCGTTCGTCATTCTGGTGATGACCATTGCGCCGCTGCTGGCACCGATGATCGGCGGCGCGCTGCTGCTGTGGTTCAGCTGGCACGCCATCTTCTGGACCATGGGCGCCGCGGCGCTGATCGGTTCACTGCTGGTGGCCTTGTATATCAAGGAGACGCTACCGAAAGAGCGGCGACAGCGGTTCCACCTGCGCACCACGCTGGGCAACTTCGGTTCGCTGTTCCGCCACAAGCGAGTGCTGAGCTACATGTTGGCCAGCGCCTTCTCGTTTGCGGGTATGTTTTCTTTCCTCAGCGCCGGGCCGTTCGTCTACATCGAGCTGAACCACGTTTCGCCGCAGCACTTCGGCTATTATTTTGCGTTGAACATCGTCTTCCTGTTCCTGACAACGTTGATCAATAGCCGCAACGTGCGGCGGTTCGGCGCGGTCAAAATGTTCAAACTGGGGCTGCTGGTGCAGTTGGCGATGGGGCTGTGGCTGGTGGCGGTGAGCGCCGTCGGCCTCGGCTTCTGGGCGCTGGTGATCGGCGTTGCGGTCTATCTGGGGTGCATCGCGATGATCTCTTCCAACGCCATGGCGGTGATCCTGGATGATTTCCCCCATATGGCGGGCACCGCCTCTTCCCTGGCCGGCACGCTGCGTTTCAGCATCGGCGCGCTGGTGGGGGCGGTGCTGTCGATGGCGCCGGGCAAGAGCGCCTGGCCCATGGTCACCTCGATGGCGCTGTGCAGCATCGTGGCGGTGCTGTTCTATCTTTACGCCAGCCGGCCGCGCGATCGCGCGGCCTGA
- the yejF gene encoding microcin C ABC transporter ATP-binding protein YejF → MATPLLAIQDLSIAFRQGDTVTPVVNELSLQIAPAETLALVGESGSGKSVTALSILRLLPAPPVVYPTGDILFNGDSLLNAPEAALRKVRGNQIAMIFQEPMVSLNPLHTVEKQLAEVLMLHRGLRREAARAEIVECLERVGIRQAKSRLQDYPHQLSGGERQRVMIAMAVLTRPKLLIADEPTTALDVTIQAQILTLLQELKQEMGMGLLFITHNLNIVRRLADNVAVMRQGRCVEQNGRAQLFSRPQHPYTQQLLAAEDVGEPLPLPAAANGRAGDERPLLKVEDLQVRFPIRRGLLRRTVDYHYALKSLSFELHAGESVGLVGESGSGKSTTGLALLRLLASRGAIWFDGEPLHPLTMKQMLPYRSRMQIVFQDPYSALNPRLNVQQIIAEGLEVHQRLSAEQREQRVIEVLQEVGLDPQLRHRYPTEFSGGQRQRIAIARALILQPQLLILDEPTSSLDKSVQAQILTLLKSLQQRHRLAYLFISHDLQVVRSLCHQVIVLRQGEVVEQGDCRAIFAAPAADYTRQLLKLAD, encoded by the coding sequence ATGGCCACTCCTTTGCTCGCTATTCAGGATCTCAGCATCGCCTTTCGCCAGGGCGACACCGTCACGCCGGTGGTCAACGAACTCTCGCTGCAAATAGCGCCGGCGGAAACGCTGGCGCTGGTGGGGGAATCCGGCTCCGGCAAAAGCGTCACCGCTCTGTCTATACTGCGCCTGCTGCCCGCGCCGCCGGTGGTTTACCCTACCGGCGATATCCTGTTCAACGGCGACTCGTTGCTGAATGCGCCGGAAGCGGCGCTGCGCAAGGTGCGCGGCAATCAGATCGCGATGATCTTTCAGGAACCGATGGTGTCGCTTAACCCACTGCACACCGTCGAGAAACAGCTGGCGGAAGTGCTGATGCTGCACCGCGGCCTGCGGCGCGAAGCCGCGCGCGCAGAGATCGTCGAATGCCTGGAGCGCGTTGGCATCCGCCAGGCCAAAAGCCGGCTGCAGGACTATCCGCATCAGCTCTCCGGCGGTGAACGCCAGCGGGTAATGATCGCTATGGCGGTGTTGACCCGCCCGAAACTGCTGATCGCCGACGAACCCACTACTGCGCTCGACGTCACTATCCAGGCGCAGATCCTGACACTGCTGCAAGAGCTTAAGCAGGAGATGGGCATGGGGCTGCTGTTCATCACCCACAACCTGAATATCGTGCGCCGCCTGGCGGACAACGTGGCGGTGATGCGCCAGGGCCGCTGCGTGGAGCAAAACGGCCGTGCGCAGCTGTTCAGCCGGCCGCAGCATCCCTACACGCAGCAGCTGCTGGCCGCCGAGGACGTCGGTGAGCCGCTGCCGCTGCCTGCCGCAGCCAACGGGCGCGCCGGCGACGAGCGGCCGCTGCTCAAGGTGGAAGATCTGCAGGTGCGCTTCCCCATCCGACGCGGCCTGCTGCGCCGCACGGTGGATTATCACTATGCATTGAAATCATTGAGTTTCGAGCTGCACGCCGGGGAAAGCGTGGGGCTGGTGGGGGAATCCGGCTCGGGTAAAAGCACCACCGGGCTGGCGCTGCTGCGCCTGTTGGCCTCCCGGGGCGCCATCTGGTTCGACGGCGAACCGCTGCACCCGCTCACGATGAAGCAGATGCTGCCCTACCGCAGCCGGATGCAAATCGTCTTCCAAGATCCCTACTCCGCCCTGAACCCACGCCTGAACGTGCAGCAAATCATCGCCGAAGGGCTGGAAGTGCACCAGCGGCTTAGCGCCGAGCAGCGGGAACAGCGCGTGATCGAGGTATTGCAGGAGGTCGGCCTGGATCCGCAGCTGCGCCATCGCTATCCCACCGAGTTTTCCGGCGGCCAGCGTCAGCGTATCGCCATCGCGCGCGCGCTGATCCTGCAACCACAGCTGCTGATCCTCGACGAACCGACCTCTTCGCTGGATAAATCGGTGCAGGCGCAGATCCTGACGCTGCTGAAATCGCTGCAGCAACGCCACCGGCTGGCTTATCTGTTCATCAGCCATGACTTACAGGTGGTGCGTTCGCTATGTCACCAGGTTATCGTGCTGCGACAGGGGGAAGTGGTTGAACAAGGAGACTGCCGGGCGATTTTCGCGGCGCCCGCCGCCGACTATACCCGTCAACTGCTGAAGTTGGCGGATTAG
- a CDS encoding microcin C ABC transporter permease YejB, whose translation MAAYLIRRLLLVIPTLWAIITINFFIVQIAPGGPVDQAIAAIELGHGSGFGSGGVGEGLGHVRAGVPAATEGQYRGSRGLDPEVIAEITKRYGFDKPLHERYFTMLWNYMRFDFGDSLFRGASVMQLIGQSLPVSITLGLWSTLIIYLVSIPLGIRKAVHNGSAFDTWSSTLIIIGYAIPAFLFAILMIVLFAGGSYLDWFPLRGLVSSNFDTLSWPAKIADYLWHITLPVLATVIGGFATLTILTKNAFLDEIRKQYVTTARAKGLDEKKILYRHVFRNAMLLVIAGFPATFISMFFTGSLLIEVMFSLNGLGLLGYDATLQRDYPVMFGTLYIFTLIGLLLNILSDITYTLVDPRIDFEARQ comes from the coding sequence ATGGCGGCCTATCTGATACGCAGACTGTTGCTGGTGATCCCCACCCTATGGGCGATCATCACCATCAACTTCTTTATCGTGCAAATTGCACCCGGCGGCCCGGTCGATCAGGCCATCGCCGCCATTGAGCTGGGGCATGGCAGCGGTTTTGGCAGCGGCGGTGTCGGCGAAGGCCTGGGCCATGTTCGAGCCGGCGTTCCCGCCGCAACCGAAGGACAGTATCGCGGTTCGCGCGGCCTGGATCCGGAGGTGATCGCCGAGATCACAAAACGCTACGGCTTCGACAAACCGCTGCACGAACGCTACTTCACCATGCTGTGGAACTATATGCGCTTCGACTTCGGCGACAGCCTGTTTCGCGGCGCCTCGGTGATGCAGCTGATCGGCCAGAGCCTGCCGGTCTCCATCACGCTGGGCCTTTGGAGCACGCTGATCATCTACCTGGTGTCGATCCCGCTCGGCATCCGCAAAGCCGTCCACAACGGCAGCGCGTTCGACACCTGGAGCAGCACGCTGATCATCATCGGCTACGCCATTCCGGCTTTCCTGTTCGCCATCCTGATGATTGTGCTGTTCGCCGGCGGCAGCTACCTGGACTGGTTCCCGCTGCGCGGTCTGGTCTCCAGCAACTTCGATACCCTCTCGTGGCCGGCAAAGATCGCCGACTACCTGTGGCACATCACCCTGCCGGTGCTGGCGACGGTGATCGGCGGCTTCGCCACCCTGACCATACTGACCAAAAACGCGTTCCTCGACGAGATCCGCAAGCAGTACGTCACCACCGCCCGCGCCAAAGGACTGGATGAGAAAAAGATCCTGTACCGCCACGTGTTCCGCAACGCCATGCTGCTGGTGATCGCCGGTTTTCCGGCCACCTTTATCAGCATGTTCTTCACCGGCTCGCTGCTGATAGAAGTCATGTTCTCGCTCAACGGCCTGGGGCTGCTGGGCTACGACGCCACGCTGCAGCGCGACTACCCGGTGATGTTCGGCACGCTGTATATCTTCACCCTGATCGGCCTGCTGTTGAATATCCTCAGCGATATCACCTACACCCTGGTCGATCCGCGCATTGATTTCGAGGCCCGCCAATGA
- a CDS encoding ABC transporter permease, whose protein sequence is MSHLSPSNQARWARFRRNRRGYWSLWIFLVLFTLSLAADLIANDKPLLVRYEGRLYLPFMINYSETAFGGELNTEADYQDPFVQRQIERHGWAVWAPIRFSYDTINFATEVPFPSPPSRHNLLGTDSNGSDVLARVLYGFRISMLFGLALTLFSSLIGVCVGATQGYYGGRFDLWGQRFIEVWSGMPTLFLIILLSSIVQPNFWWLLGITILFGWMSLVGVVRAEFLRTRNFDYIRAARAMGVPDRVIMSRHMLPNAMVATLTFLPFILCGSITTLTSLDFLGFGLPIGSPSLGELLLQGKNNLQAPWLGITAFLVLAVLLSLLIFIGEAVRDAFDPSKAH, encoded by the coding sequence ATGAGCCACCTTAGCCCGAGCAACCAGGCGCGCTGGGCGCGTTTTCGCCGCAACCGCCGCGGCTACTGGTCGCTGTGGATCTTCTTGGTGCTGTTCACCCTGAGCCTGGCCGCCGATCTGATCGCCAACGACAAACCGCTGTTGGTGCGTTATGAAGGCCGGTTGTACCTGCCGTTTATGATTAACTACAGCGAAACCGCCTTCGGCGGCGAACTGAACACCGAAGCCGACTATCAGGATCCGTTCGTTCAGCGGCAGATTGAACGCCACGGTTGGGCGGTCTGGGCACCAATCCGCTTCAGTTACGACACCATCAACTTCGCTACCGAGGTGCCCTTCCCCTCACCACCTTCGCGCCACAACCTGCTGGGCACCGACAGCAACGGCAGCGACGTGCTGGCCCGAGTGCTGTACGGCTTTCGCATCTCAATGCTGTTCGGCCTGGCGCTGACGCTGTTTTCCAGCCTGATCGGCGTGTGCGTCGGCGCCACTCAGGGCTATTACGGCGGGCGTTTCGATCTGTGGGGGCAACGCTTTATCGAAGTATGGTCGGGCATGCCGACGCTGTTTCTGATCATTCTGCTGTCGAGCATCGTCCAGCCCAATTTCTGGTGGCTGCTCGGCATCACCATCCTGTTCGGCTGGATGAGCCTGGTGGGCGTGGTGCGCGCCGAATTCCTGCGCACGCGCAATTTTGATTACATCCGCGCCGCGCGCGCCATGGGCGTGCCGGATCGGGTGATCATGTCCCGCCATATGCTGCCCAACGCCATGGTGGCGACGCTGACCTTCCTGCCGTTTATCCTCTGCGGCTCAATCACTACCCTGACGTCGCTCGACTTCCTCGGTTTCGGTCTGCCGATCGGTTCGCCGTCGCTCGGTGAATTGTTGCTGCAAGGCAAAAACAATCTGCAGGCGCCGTGGCTTGGCATCACCGCCTTCCTGGTATTGGCGGTGCTGCTGTCGTTATTAATCTTTATCGGCGAAGCGGTGCGCGACGCCTTTGACCCCAGCAAGGCGCATTGA
- a CDS encoding YejG family protein, with amino-acid sequence MESIQLSVVHRLPQSYRWLSGFTGVKVEPLPFNGVDEDNNLIGLKLLSHEGAEAWQVMQQLNLSLQEIQVDCAIVEWEGEPCLFVQRSDESATMCRLKNVGAAIAEPLSAQYPF; translated from the coding sequence GTGGAGAGTATCCAACTTTCGGTAGTGCATCGCTTGCCGCAAAGTTATCGTTGGCTATCCGGTTTTACCGGCGTGAAGGTAGAACCGCTTCCGTTTAACGGAGTAGACGAGGATAACAACCTGATTGGGCTGAAGTTACTCAGCCATGAAGGGGCCGAGGCCTGGCAGGTTATGCAACAGCTCAATCTGTCGCTGCAGGAGATTCAGGTCGACTGCGCGATCGTCGAATGGGAAGGGGAGCCTTGCCTGTTCGTGCAGCGCAGCGACGAGAGCGCCACCATGTGCCGCCTGAAAAACGTCGGCGCCGCGATTGCTGAACCGCTCAGCGCGCAATACCCTTTCTGA
- a CDS encoding extracellular solute-binding protein: MSVRIFAALVLSALSFGLQAEALNESYAFALLGEPKYATDFSHFDYVNPAAPKGGDVRLAAIGTYDNFNRFATRGVPGARTDQLYDTLFATSDDEPGSFYPLIAESARYPSDLRWVEVDINARARFQDGTPITAADVAFTFNKFMTEGVPQFRSYYKGVTVKAISRLTVRMEFPQPNKEAMLSLFGSLPILPAAFWQGHKLNEPLNIPPLASGPYKIGDYRLGQYITYQRVRDYWAANLPVNRGRYNFDSIRYDYYLDDKVALEAFKAGAYDFRIEPSPKSWATQYQGGNFARNYIIKQDEINQAAQNTRWLAFNIQKPQFADRRVREAIGLAFDFNWMNKALYYNAYQRADSYFQNTAYAARGYPDAAELALLAPLKGQVPPEVFTSIYQPPASDGSGSDRQNLLKATQLLKEAGWVVKNQKLVNAKTGQPFTFELMLLSGSNFQYVLPFRHNLQRLGIDMQIREVDASQYTRRLRERDFDMMPTVYQAMAFPTTNLQIIWGSEYVNSSYNTPGVKDPAVDSLVNQIAAHQGDEKALLPLGRALDRVLTWNNYMLPMWYSNHDRYAYWDKFSTPPIRPAYAIGFDNWWYDVNKAARLPAQRQ, translated from the coding sequence ATGTCCGTGCGCATTTTCGCTGCTCTGGTGCTCTCGGCACTGAGCTTCGGTCTGCAGGCCGAAGCCCTCAACGAAAGCTACGCTTTCGCCCTTCTCGGTGAACCGAAATACGCCACCGACTTCAGCCATTTCGACTACGTCAATCCGGCGGCGCCCAAAGGCGGCGACGTGCGGCTGGCGGCCATCGGCACCTACGACAACTTCAACCGCTTCGCCACCCGCGGCGTGCCCGGTGCCCGTACCGACCAACTTTACGATACCCTGTTCGCGACGTCCGACGACGAACCCGGCAGCTTTTATCCGCTGATTGCCGAATCGGCCCGTTACCCCAGCGATCTGCGCTGGGTCGAAGTGGACATCAACGCCCGCGCCCGCTTCCAGGACGGCACCCCGATCACCGCCGCCGACGTGGCCTTTACCTTCAACAAGTTCATGACCGAAGGCGTGCCGCAGTTTCGCTCTTATTACAAAGGCGTCACGGTCAAGGCTATCTCGCGTTTGACGGTGCGTATGGAGTTTCCACAGCCGAACAAAGAGGCGATGCTGTCGCTATTCGGCAGTCTGCCGATCCTCCCGGCTGCTTTTTGGCAAGGGCATAAGCTCAATGAGCCGCTCAACATCCCGCCGCTCGCCAGCGGCCCGTATAAAATCGGCGATTACCGTCTCGGCCAGTACATCACCTACCAGCGAGTGCGCGATTACTGGGCCGCCAACCTGCCGGTAAACCGCGGCCGCTATAACTTCGACAGCATTCGCTACGATTATTACCTGGACGATAAAGTAGCGCTGGAAGCCTTCAAGGCCGGCGCTTACGATTTCCGCATCGAGCCGTCGCCCAAAAGCTGGGCCACCCAGTACCAGGGCGGCAACTTCGCGCGTAACTACATCATCAAGCAAGACGAGATCAATCAGGCTGCCCAGAATACCCGCTGGTTGGCATTCAACATCCAAAAACCGCAGTTCGCCGATCGGCGGGTGCGGGAAGCGATCGGCCTGGCTTTCGACTTCAACTGGATGAACAAGGCGCTGTATTACAACGCCTATCAGCGCGCCGACAGCTATTTCCAAAACACCGCCTACGCCGCCCGCGGCTACCCGGACGCCGCCGAGCTGGCCTTGCTGGCGCCGCTCAAAGGCCAGGTGCCGCCTGAGGTGTTTACCAGCATCTACCAGCCACCCGCTTCCGACGGCAGCGGCAGCGATCGGCAAAACCTGCTGAAGGCGACCCAACTACTGAAAGAAGCCGGTTGGGTGGTCAAAAATCAAAAGCTGGTCAACGCCAAAACCGGCCAGCCGTTCACCTTCGAGCTGATGCTGCTGAGCGGCAGCAACTTTCAGTACGTATTGCCATTCCGCCATAACCTGCAGCGGCTGGGCATCGATATGCAAATTCGCGAGGTCGACGCCTCACAGTACACGCGCCGTCTGCGCGAACGCGATTTCGACATGATGCCGACGGTCTATCAAGCGATGGCGTTCCCCACCACCAACTTGCAAATCATTTGGGGTTCGGAGTACGTCAACTCCAGTTACAACACCCCCGGCGTCAAAGATCCGGCGGTCGATAGCCTGGTCAACCAAATCGCCGCCCATCAGGGCGACGAAAAAGCCCTGCTGCCGCTCGGCCGCGCGCTGGACCGGGTGCTGACCTGGAACAACTACATGCTGCCGATGTGGTACTCCAACCACGATCGCTATGCCTATTGGGACAAGTTCTCCACGCCGCCGATCCGTCCGGCCTATGCGATCGGCTTCGACAACTGGTGGTACGACGTCAACAAGGCGGCGCGTTTACCGGCTCAACGGCAATAA